In Sander lucioperca isolate FBNREF2018 chromosome 21, SLUC_FBN_1.2, whole genome shotgun sequence, the following proteins share a genomic window:
- the adgrl1a gene encoding adhesion G protein-coupled receptor L1 isoform X1: protein MALAVWIIFTCAVAFSNIAPSSPALSRSMMPFGLMRRELACEGYPIELRCPGSDVIMIETANYGRTDDKICDADPFQMENVQCYLPDAFKIMSQRCNNRTQCVVVAGSDVFPDPCPGTYKYLEIQYECVPYKVDQKVFVCPGTLLRVQPASLLQEAEHQAGAWCKDPLQSGDRLYVMPWTPYRTDMLFEYASWEDFKQNRATTTYKLPNRVDGTGFVVYDGAVFYNKERTRNIVKYDLRTRIKSGEAIITNANYHDTSPYRWGGKSDIDLAVDENGLWVIYATESNNGRLVVSQVNPYTLRFEGTWETSFDKRMASNAFMACGVLYAVRSVYQDDDSEAGGDLVMYAYNTNRAREEPVNIAFPNPYQYISSVDYNPRDNQLYVWNNYNVLRYPLEFGPPDPTTGPLTTTQVTTTLPARPFTSSASPSTARPLAPTSHPIGSINKHPDLRPITATVPVTRRSPLPPQGSEPHVCEAKLVRGVQWPSTQRGETVDRPCPKGSLGIASFQCLVEQVMWNPRGPDLSNCTSPWVNQVAQKIKSGENAANIAGELVNHTRGRIQAGDVSSSVRLIEQLLDILDAQLQALRPGNKESAARNYNKLQKRERTCRAYIQAVVQTVDNLLRPEALESWQDMNSTEQAHTATMLLDVLEKGAFLLANNMYGNRFSDRAPSIDLEVHVLNTEMDLQDLSFPQNYASDSTIQLSASTIKQYSRNGQVKVVFILYKNLGSFLSTENATVKMEVDGLSHDKKRLAVNSHVIAASINKESSRVFLIEPVVFTLKHLQLDDYYSPNCSFWNYSERSMTGQWSSQGCKLLDTNNTHTTCSCSHLTNFAVLMAHHEPDYQGRMHELILFVITWVGIVISLVCLAICISTFCFLRGLQTDRNTIHKNLCINLFIAELLFLIGIDKTEYHIACPIFAGLLHFFFLAAFSWMCLEGVQLYLMLVEVFESEYSRKKYYYLCGYCFPALVVGISAAIDYRSYGTKKACWLRVDNYFIWSFIGPVSFVIMLNLIFLMITLHKMIRNSSALKPDSSRLDNIKSWALGAIALLFLLGMTWAFGLLFINENTVIMAYLFTTFNAFQGMFIFIFHCALQKKVHKEYSKCLRHSYCCSRTSTTSSHGSLKNSGLRANNRYYSGSQARHAAAHRQSRIRRMWNDTVRKQTESSFMAGDINSTPTLNRATMGNHLLTNPVLQTRTGTSPYNTLLAESFTPPSPGVFNSTGTFRDPKSTLSKARDPCGMETLPLNGNFNNSYSLRTGPGGVGGGSCDFLGGGGKDSPPPLLNPRGSEALVGGGIRRNLSDAAAFEKMIISELVHNNLRGGVGGGSGGGDVADRVCGSLARGRPHGGVGRGTSGAGPEPCMSMDEDEDFLREGRQHTPQDVELLYKALEEPLLLQRAQSVLYQSDPEESESYTADLTESLGNSGHSGQSAGGQAGNRAPDSPARDSLYTSITNLRDSPYPDSSPEPLEVVPRTAQPPEELYYSSGRPALGSRGAPMQTFYQAPPRRPSGEGHQAQEPVHNEGDGQMQLVTSL from the exons TCTTTGTGTGTCCGGGGACTCTGCTGCGGGTTCAGCCGGCTAGCTTACTGCAGGAGGCTGAACACCAGGCAGGGGCGTGGTGTAAGGACCCGCTGCAGTCTGGGGACCGTCTCTACGTCATGCCCTGGACCCCCTATCGCACTGACATGCTGTTTGAGTATGCCTCCTGGGAAGACTTCAAACAGAACCGAGCCACAACCACCTACAA GTTGCCCAACAGAGTTGACGGCACAGGGTTTGTGGTGTACGATGGTGCAGTATTTTACAACAAAGAACGCACACGAAACATTGTTAAGTATGATTTGCGGACACGCATCAAGAGTGGCGAGGCCATCATCACAAACGCCAACTACCATGACACCTCGCCCTACCGCTGGGGAGGGAAATCGGACATTGACTTGGCTGTGGATGAGAACGGCCTCTGGGTAATCTACGCCACTGAGTCTAACAATGGACGACTGGTGGTCAGCCAG GTGAACCCCTACACCCTGCGCTTTGAAGGCACCTGGGAGACCAGCTTTGACAAAAGGATGGCATCCAACGCCTTCATGGCGTGTGGTGTGCTTTACGCCGTGCGGTCCGTCTACCAGGACGATGACAGCGAAGCAGGCGGCGACCTTGTGATGTATGCCTATAATACGAACCGAGCCCGCGAGGAGCCTGTTAACATCGCTTTCCCCAACCCCTATCAGTATATTTCCTCTGTGGACTACAACCCTCGAGACAACCAGCTCTATGTCTGGAACAACTATAATGTGCTGCGCTATCCGCTGGAGTTTGGACCACCAGACCCCACTACAG GCCCACTGACCACCACCCAAGTGACCACCACTCTTCCAGCCAGGCCCTTCACCTCCAGTGCCAGCCCCTCTACCGCCCGGCCTCTGGCCCCCACCTCACACCCAATCGGCTCCATCAACAAACATCCTGATCTTCGACCAATCACAGCCACTGTGCCGGTCACCCGCCGGTCACCCCTCCCTCCTCAAGGCTCGGAGCCCCATGTCTGTGAGGCCAAGCTGGTCCGTGGTGTCCAGTGGCCCTCCACTCAGAGAGGAGAAACAGTAGACCGCCCATGTCCCAAAGGATCTCTAG GCATAGCTTCGTTCCAGTGCTTGGTGGAGCAGGTCATGTGGAACCCACGGGGTCCTGACCTGAGTAACTGCACCTCCCCGTGGGTCAACCAGGTGGCCCAGAAG ATAAAGAGCGGCGAGAATGCTGCCAACATAGCTGGAGAGCTGGTGAACCACACACGGGGCCGGATCCAGGCTGGAGATGTCAGCTCGTCTGTGCGACTGATTGAGCAACTGCTGGACATACTGGATGCCCAGCTTCAGGCCCTGAGACCCGGAAACAAGGAGTCAGCTGCACGAAACTACAACAAG CTCCAGAAGCGAGAGCGGACCTGTCGGGCCTACATTCAG GCGGTAGTGCAGACAGTGGACAACTTGTTACGCCCCGAGGCCCTGGAGTCGTGGCAGGACATGAACAGCACAGAGCAGGCCCACACTGCCACCATGCTACTGGATGTCCTGGAAAAGGGAGCTTTCCTGCTGGCCAACAACATGTATGGGAATCGCTTTTCTGACCGAGCGCCCAGCATTG ATCTCGAGGTGCATGTTCTAAACACAGAGATGGACCTGCAGGACTTGTCCTTTCCACAGAACTATGCCAGTGACAGCACCATCCAGCTTTCAGCTTCCACTATCAAACAGTACAGTCGTAACG GACAAGTCAAGGTGGTGTTCATTCTTTATAAAAACTTGGGCTCCTTCCTGTCCACTGAGAACGCCACAGTGAAGATGGAAGTGGATGGGCTGAGCCACGATAAGAAGCGCTTGGCGGTCAACTCCCATGTAATTGCTGCTTCCATCAACAAAGAGTCCAGCAGAGTGTTTCTCATTGAGCCAGTGGTCTTCACACTCAAACATCTACAG TTGGATGATTATTACTCTCCAAATTGCTCCTTCTGGAACTACTCGGAGCGTTCCATGACAGGCCAGTGGTCGTCGCAGGGCTGCAAGTTGTTGgacaccaacaacacacacaccacctgcTCCTGCAGCCACCTCACCAACTTTGCCGTGCTCATGGCTCACCACGAGCCTGAT TACCAGGGGAGAATGCATGAACTGATCCTGTTTGTGATCACCTGGGTGGGGATTGTCATCTCCCTAGTATGTCTAGCCATCTGCATCTCCACTTTCTGCTTCCTGCGGGGCCTGCAGACTGACCGCAACACCATCCACAAGAACCTCTGCATCAACCTCTTTATCGCCGAGTTGCTCTTCCTCATCGGCATCGACAAGACAGAATACCAT ATTGCCTGTCCCATCTTTGCTGGCCTTCTGCATTTCTTCTTCTTGGCTGCCTTCTCCTGGATGTGTCTGGAGGGTGTGCAACTCTATCTCATGCTGGTGGAGGTCTTTGAGAGCGAGTACTCCCGCAAAAAGTACTACTATCTGTGCGGATACTGCTTCCCCGCACTGGTGGTGGGCATCTCTGCGGCTATAGACTACAGGAGCTATGGAACCAAGAAAGC ATGCTGGCTGCGAGTGGATAACTACTTCATCTGGAGCTTCATTGGACCCGTTTCATTTGTTATTATG CTCAACCTCATTTTCCTCATGATCACTTTACACAAGATGATCCGCAATTCTTCAGCTCTCAAACCTGACTCCAGCCGTCTGGATAACATTAA ATCATGGGCTCTGGGGGCCATTGCTCTGCTATTCCTGCTGGGGATGACGTGGGCCTTTGGCCTCCTCTTTATTAATGAGAACACAGTAATCATGGCCTATCTCTTCACCACCTTCAACGCCTTCCAGGGCATGTTTATCTTCATCTTCCACTGTGCACTGCAGAAGAAG GTTCATAAGGAGTACAGTAAGTGTCTGCGTCACTCCTACTGCTGCAGCCGCACCTCTACCACCAGCTCCCACGGCTCCCTGAAGAACTCAGGCCTGCGTGCCAACAACCGCTACTACAGCGGCAGCCAAGCTCGCCATGCAGCGGCCCACCGACAG AGTCGGATCCGCAGGATGTGGAACGACACGGTTCGAAAGCAGACAGAATCTTCTTTCATGGCGGGAGATATCAATAGCACCCCGACACTCAACCGCG CGACCATGGGCAATCACCTTTTGACAAACCCAGTGTTACAGACTCGCACTGGTACCTCTCCTTACAACACTCTGCTGGCTGAGAGCTTCACCCCACCATCACCTGGCGTCTTCAACTCTACCG GAACCTTCCGTGACCCAA AGAGCACATTATCAAAGGCCCGCGACCCCTGTGGGATGGAAACCCTGCCCTTGAATGGTAACTTCAACAACAGCTACTCCCTGCGCACTGGCCCAGGAGGTGTAGGCGGGGGCAGCTGTGACTTCCTTGGTGGTGGGGGTAAAGACagtcccccacccctcctcaaTCCCCGCGGCTCAGAGGCACTGGTAGGCGGAGGCATCCGACGAAACCTCTCTGATGCTGCGGCCTTCGAGAAAATGATCATCTCTGAGCTTGTGCACAACAACCTAAGAGGTGGTGttggaggaggaagtggaggaggTGACGTAGCAGACAGGGTGTGCGGCAGCCTGGCCAGGGGACGTCCTCACGGTGGAGTTGGTCGGGGGACATCGGGTGCCGGGCCAGAGCCATGTATGAGCATGGATGAAGACGAAGACTTTCTGAGAGAGGGGCGGCAGCACACCCCGCAGGATGTGGAGCTGCTTTATAAAGCTCTGGAGGAGCCCCTGCTGTTGCAGCGAGCCCAGTCGGTCCTCTACCAAAGCGATCCAGAGGAGTCAGAGAGCTACACGGCCGACCTCACTGAGAGCCTGGGCAACAGCGGCCACAGTGGCCAGAGTGCTGGTGGGCAGGCAGGCAACAGAGCACCAGACTCCCCTGCCCGTGACTCCCTGTACACCAGCATCACCAACCTGCGAGACTCACCCTACCCTGACAGCAGTCCTGAGCCCCTGGAGGTGGTCCCCCGTACGGCCCAGCCCCCTGAGGAGCTGTACTACAGCTCCGGGAGGCCCGCCCTGGGCTCTCGTGGGGCCCCCATGCAGACCTTCTACCAGGCCCCACCCAGGAGACCGAGTGGGGAAGGACACCAGGCTCAGGAGCCTGTCCACAATGAGGGAGACGGACAGATGcagctggtcaccagcctgtgA
- the adgrl1a gene encoding adhesion G protein-coupled receptor L1 isoform X2, translating to MALAVWIIFTCAVAFSNIAPSSPALSRSMMPFGLMRRELACEGYPIELRCPGSDVIMIETANYGRTDDKICDADPFQMENVQCYLPDAFKIMSQRCNNRTQCVVVAGSDVFPDPCPGTYKYLEIQYECVPYIFVCPGTLLRVQPASLLQEAEHQAGAWCKDPLQSGDRLYVMPWTPYRTDMLFEYASWEDFKQNRATTTYKLPNRVDGTGFVVYDGAVFYNKERTRNIVKYDLRTRIKSGEAIITNANYHDTSPYRWGGKSDIDLAVDENGLWVIYATESNNGRLVVSQVNPYTLRFEGTWETSFDKRMASNAFMACGVLYAVRSVYQDDDSEAGGDLVMYAYNTNRAREEPVNIAFPNPYQYISSVDYNPRDNQLYVWNNYNVLRYPLEFGPPDPTTGPLTTTQVTTTLPARPFTSSASPSTARPLAPTSHPIGSINKHPDLRPITATVPVTRRSPLPPQGSEPHVCEAKLVRGVQWPSTQRGETVDRPCPKGSLGIASFQCLVEQVMWNPRGPDLSNCTSPWVNQVAQKIKSGENAANIAGELVNHTRGRIQAGDVSSSVRLIEQLLDILDAQLQALRPGNKESAARNYNKLQKRERTCRAYIQAVVQTVDNLLRPEALESWQDMNSTEQAHTATMLLDVLEKGAFLLANNMYGNRFSDRAPSIDLEVHVLNTEMDLQDLSFPQNYASDSTIQLSASTIKQYSRNGQVKVVFILYKNLGSFLSTENATVKMEVDGLSHDKKRLAVNSHVIAASINKESSRVFLIEPVVFTLKHLQLDDYYSPNCSFWNYSERSMTGQWSSQGCKLLDTNNTHTTCSCSHLTNFAVLMAHHEPDYQGRMHELILFVITWVGIVISLVCLAICISTFCFLRGLQTDRNTIHKNLCINLFIAELLFLIGIDKTEYHIACPIFAGLLHFFFLAAFSWMCLEGVQLYLMLVEVFESEYSRKKYYYLCGYCFPALVVGISAAIDYRSYGTKKACWLRVDNYFIWSFIGPVSFVIMLNLIFLMITLHKMIRNSSALKPDSSRLDNIKSWALGAIALLFLLGMTWAFGLLFINENTVIMAYLFTTFNAFQGMFIFIFHCALQKKVHKEYSKCLRHSYCCSRTSTTSSHGSLKNSGLRANNRYYSGSQARHAAAHRQSRIRRMWNDTVRKQTESSFMAGDINSTPTLNRATMGNHLLTNPVLQTRTGTSPYNTLLAESFTPPSPGVFNSTGTFRDPKSTLSKARDPCGMETLPLNGNFNNSYSLRTGPGGVGGGSCDFLGGGGKDSPPPLLNPRGSEALVGGGIRRNLSDAAAFEKMIISELVHNNLRGGVGGGSGGGDVADRVCGSLARGRPHGGVGRGTSGAGPEPCMSMDEDEDFLREGRQHTPQDVELLYKALEEPLLLQRAQSVLYQSDPEESESYTADLTESLGNSGHSGQSAGGQAGNRAPDSPARDSLYTSITNLRDSPYPDSSPEPLEVVPRTAQPPEELYYSSGRPALGSRGAPMQTFYQAPPRRPSGEGHQAQEPVHNEGDGQMQLVTSL from the exons TCTTTGTGTGTCCGGGGACTCTGCTGCGGGTTCAGCCGGCTAGCTTACTGCAGGAGGCTGAACACCAGGCAGGGGCGTGGTGTAAGGACCCGCTGCAGTCTGGGGACCGTCTCTACGTCATGCCCTGGACCCCCTATCGCACTGACATGCTGTTTGAGTATGCCTCCTGGGAAGACTTCAAACAGAACCGAGCCACAACCACCTACAA GTTGCCCAACAGAGTTGACGGCACAGGGTTTGTGGTGTACGATGGTGCAGTATTTTACAACAAAGAACGCACACGAAACATTGTTAAGTATGATTTGCGGACACGCATCAAGAGTGGCGAGGCCATCATCACAAACGCCAACTACCATGACACCTCGCCCTACCGCTGGGGAGGGAAATCGGACATTGACTTGGCTGTGGATGAGAACGGCCTCTGGGTAATCTACGCCACTGAGTCTAACAATGGACGACTGGTGGTCAGCCAG GTGAACCCCTACACCCTGCGCTTTGAAGGCACCTGGGAGACCAGCTTTGACAAAAGGATGGCATCCAACGCCTTCATGGCGTGTGGTGTGCTTTACGCCGTGCGGTCCGTCTACCAGGACGATGACAGCGAAGCAGGCGGCGACCTTGTGATGTATGCCTATAATACGAACCGAGCCCGCGAGGAGCCTGTTAACATCGCTTTCCCCAACCCCTATCAGTATATTTCCTCTGTGGACTACAACCCTCGAGACAACCAGCTCTATGTCTGGAACAACTATAATGTGCTGCGCTATCCGCTGGAGTTTGGACCACCAGACCCCACTACAG GCCCACTGACCACCACCCAAGTGACCACCACTCTTCCAGCCAGGCCCTTCACCTCCAGTGCCAGCCCCTCTACCGCCCGGCCTCTGGCCCCCACCTCACACCCAATCGGCTCCATCAACAAACATCCTGATCTTCGACCAATCACAGCCACTGTGCCGGTCACCCGCCGGTCACCCCTCCCTCCTCAAGGCTCGGAGCCCCATGTCTGTGAGGCCAAGCTGGTCCGTGGTGTCCAGTGGCCCTCCACTCAGAGAGGAGAAACAGTAGACCGCCCATGTCCCAAAGGATCTCTAG GCATAGCTTCGTTCCAGTGCTTGGTGGAGCAGGTCATGTGGAACCCACGGGGTCCTGACCTGAGTAACTGCACCTCCCCGTGGGTCAACCAGGTGGCCCAGAAG ATAAAGAGCGGCGAGAATGCTGCCAACATAGCTGGAGAGCTGGTGAACCACACACGGGGCCGGATCCAGGCTGGAGATGTCAGCTCGTCTGTGCGACTGATTGAGCAACTGCTGGACATACTGGATGCCCAGCTTCAGGCCCTGAGACCCGGAAACAAGGAGTCAGCTGCACGAAACTACAACAAG CTCCAGAAGCGAGAGCGGACCTGTCGGGCCTACATTCAG GCGGTAGTGCAGACAGTGGACAACTTGTTACGCCCCGAGGCCCTGGAGTCGTGGCAGGACATGAACAGCACAGAGCAGGCCCACACTGCCACCATGCTACTGGATGTCCTGGAAAAGGGAGCTTTCCTGCTGGCCAACAACATGTATGGGAATCGCTTTTCTGACCGAGCGCCCAGCATTG ATCTCGAGGTGCATGTTCTAAACACAGAGATGGACCTGCAGGACTTGTCCTTTCCACAGAACTATGCCAGTGACAGCACCATCCAGCTTTCAGCTTCCACTATCAAACAGTACAGTCGTAACG GACAAGTCAAGGTGGTGTTCATTCTTTATAAAAACTTGGGCTCCTTCCTGTCCACTGAGAACGCCACAGTGAAGATGGAAGTGGATGGGCTGAGCCACGATAAGAAGCGCTTGGCGGTCAACTCCCATGTAATTGCTGCTTCCATCAACAAAGAGTCCAGCAGAGTGTTTCTCATTGAGCCAGTGGTCTTCACACTCAAACATCTACAG TTGGATGATTATTACTCTCCAAATTGCTCCTTCTGGAACTACTCGGAGCGTTCCATGACAGGCCAGTGGTCGTCGCAGGGCTGCAAGTTGTTGgacaccaacaacacacacaccacctgcTCCTGCAGCCACCTCACCAACTTTGCCGTGCTCATGGCTCACCACGAGCCTGAT TACCAGGGGAGAATGCATGAACTGATCCTGTTTGTGATCACCTGGGTGGGGATTGTCATCTCCCTAGTATGTCTAGCCATCTGCATCTCCACTTTCTGCTTCCTGCGGGGCCTGCAGACTGACCGCAACACCATCCACAAGAACCTCTGCATCAACCTCTTTATCGCCGAGTTGCTCTTCCTCATCGGCATCGACAAGACAGAATACCAT ATTGCCTGTCCCATCTTTGCTGGCCTTCTGCATTTCTTCTTCTTGGCTGCCTTCTCCTGGATGTGTCTGGAGGGTGTGCAACTCTATCTCATGCTGGTGGAGGTCTTTGAGAGCGAGTACTCCCGCAAAAAGTACTACTATCTGTGCGGATACTGCTTCCCCGCACTGGTGGTGGGCATCTCTGCGGCTATAGACTACAGGAGCTATGGAACCAAGAAAGC ATGCTGGCTGCGAGTGGATAACTACTTCATCTGGAGCTTCATTGGACCCGTTTCATTTGTTATTATG CTCAACCTCATTTTCCTCATGATCACTTTACACAAGATGATCCGCAATTCTTCAGCTCTCAAACCTGACTCCAGCCGTCTGGATAACATTAA ATCATGGGCTCTGGGGGCCATTGCTCTGCTATTCCTGCTGGGGATGACGTGGGCCTTTGGCCTCCTCTTTATTAATGAGAACACAGTAATCATGGCCTATCTCTTCACCACCTTCAACGCCTTCCAGGGCATGTTTATCTTCATCTTCCACTGTGCACTGCAGAAGAAG GTTCATAAGGAGTACAGTAAGTGTCTGCGTCACTCCTACTGCTGCAGCCGCACCTCTACCACCAGCTCCCACGGCTCCCTGAAGAACTCAGGCCTGCGTGCCAACAACCGCTACTACAGCGGCAGCCAAGCTCGCCATGCAGCGGCCCACCGACAG AGTCGGATCCGCAGGATGTGGAACGACACGGTTCGAAAGCAGACAGAATCTTCTTTCATGGCGGGAGATATCAATAGCACCCCGACACTCAACCGCG CGACCATGGGCAATCACCTTTTGACAAACCCAGTGTTACAGACTCGCACTGGTACCTCTCCTTACAACACTCTGCTGGCTGAGAGCTTCACCCCACCATCACCTGGCGTCTTCAACTCTACCG GAACCTTCCGTGACCCAA AGAGCACATTATCAAAGGCCCGCGACCCCTGTGGGATGGAAACCCTGCCCTTGAATGGTAACTTCAACAACAGCTACTCCCTGCGCACTGGCCCAGGAGGTGTAGGCGGGGGCAGCTGTGACTTCCTTGGTGGTGGGGGTAAAGACagtcccccacccctcctcaaTCCCCGCGGCTCAGAGGCACTGGTAGGCGGAGGCATCCGACGAAACCTCTCTGATGCTGCGGCCTTCGAGAAAATGATCATCTCTGAGCTTGTGCACAACAACCTAAGAGGTGGTGttggaggaggaagtggaggaggTGACGTAGCAGACAGGGTGTGCGGCAGCCTGGCCAGGGGACGTCCTCACGGTGGAGTTGGTCGGGGGACATCGGGTGCCGGGCCAGAGCCATGTATGAGCATGGATGAAGACGAAGACTTTCTGAGAGAGGGGCGGCAGCACACCCCGCAGGATGTGGAGCTGCTTTATAAAGCTCTGGAGGAGCCCCTGCTGTTGCAGCGAGCCCAGTCGGTCCTCTACCAAAGCGATCCAGAGGAGTCAGAGAGCTACACGGCCGACCTCACTGAGAGCCTGGGCAACAGCGGCCACAGTGGCCAGAGTGCTGGTGGGCAGGCAGGCAACAGAGCACCAGACTCCCCTGCCCGTGACTCCCTGTACACCAGCATCACCAACCTGCGAGACTCACCCTACCCTGACAGCAGTCCTGAGCCCCTGGAGGTGGTCCCCCGTACGGCCCAGCCCCCTGAGGAGCTGTACTACAGCTCCGGGAGGCCCGCCCTGGGCTCTCGTGGGGCCCCCATGCAGACCTTCTACCAGGCCCCACCCAGGAGACCGAGTGGGGAAGGACACCAGGCTCAGGAGCCTGTCCACAATGAGGGAGACGGACAGATGcagctggtcaccagcctgtgA
- the LOC116059450 gene encoding uncharacterized protein LOC116059450 isoform X2, whose amino-acid sequence MTLQLFRIGIVIRLFCISKTQQCPPKNMSCNDVNMAEGFKFLYPCPEGGEISVYDNKTLIAHAVLGTQLFRYLNEVMSMDNHSLVTRDCRDLRVECIFVNGKSFVEEICVDYKMTEKMKNPDPDDSSTPQNLSIGVWVGGIVLMMGMFCCCYIYCKKKQYGAPAVSGFLKYLKTCPCLREGISQAERGETEETRHPGGREVQKVTADDLDITQSNIVNRLSEISATYPRGSGENDINQDDKLGSVQSIDPKADGKTPQSFSLDRNLSNEGLTPNKTGDISAPDKTSNHRAMNRSLTDDPGGVVENKEKYIVWIREMHNGWTPNDRGPEDHGNEGQLLLLNEGAAIQHFDMTGEAVALVNRRGFNPDQVSRCSAPDTDVESTPNMKNYT is encoded by the exons ATGACACTTCAACTTTTCCGAATTGGCATCGTGATTAGGTTATTTTGTATAAGCAAAACACAAC AATGCCCTCCAAAAAACATGTCCTGCAACGACGTTAACATGGCTGAGGGATTCAAGTTCTTATATCCGTGTCCTGAGGGAGGAGAGATTTCTGTGTATGATAATAAG ACTCTGATTGCTCATGCTGTACTTGGCACTCAGTTGTTTAGGTATTTGAATGAAGTGATGAGCATGGACAACCATTCACTCGTTACAAGAGACTGCAGAGACCTGCGAGTAGAATGCATATTTGTTAAT GGAAAGAGCTTTGTAGAAGAGATCTGCGTGGATTATAAAATGACTG AGAAAATGAAGAATCCCGATCCCGATGATTCATCAACACCACAGAACCTCAGCA TCGGTGTATGGGTCGGTGGGATAGTGCTCATGATGGGGATGTTTTGTTGCTGTTAcatttattgtaaaaa GAAGCAGTATGGTGCACCTGCAGTTTCTGGCTTTTTAAAATACCTTAAGACTTGCCCTTGTCTCAGAGAGGGGATTTCCCaagcagagaggggagagacagaagaaacTAG ACACCCTGGAGGACGTGAAGTCCAAAAGGTCACAGCTGATGATTTGGACATAACACAATCCAACATTGTTAACAG GCTAAGTGAAATATCTGCAACTTATCCACGTGGAAGTGGTGAAAATGATATCAATCAAGATGACAAACTTGGAAGTGTGCAGAG TATTGATCCCAAGGCTGATGGCAAGACTCCTCAATCCTTTAGTCTGGACCGCAACTTAAGCAATGAGGGACTGACGCCCAATAAAAC CGGAGACATAAGTGCCCCTGACAAAACCTCTAATCATCGAGCCATGAACAG GAGCTTGACAGATGATCCAGGAGGAGTggttgaaaacaaagaaaaatacattgtttG GATCAGGGAAATGCACAATGGATGGACTCCTAATGATCGTGGTCCTGAAGATCATGGGAATGAAGGGCAACTGCTGCTGTTGAATGAGGG AGCTGCCATCCAACATTTTGACATGACAGGTGAAGCCGTAGCTTTGGTGAACAGGCGCGGTTTTAATCCAGACCAGGTCAGCAGGTGCTCTGCACCC GACACTGACGTGGAGTCAACGCCCAACATGAAGAattatacataa
- the LOC116059450 gene encoding uncharacterized protein LOC116059450 isoform X1, translating to MTLQLFRIGIVIRLFCISKTQQCPPKNMSCNDVNMAEGFKFLYPCPEGGEISVYDNKTLIAHAVLGTQLFRYLNEVMSMDNHSLVTRDCRDLRVECIFVNGKSFVEEICVDYKMTEKMKNPDPDDSSTPQNLSSEKFILIGVWVGGIVLMMGMFCCCYIYCKKKQYGAPAVSGFLKYLKTCPCLREGISQAERGETEETRHPGGREVQKVTADDLDITQSNIVNRLSEISATYPRGSGENDINQDDKLGSVQSIDPKADGKTPQSFSLDRNLSNEGLTPNKTGDISAPDKTSNHRAMNRSLTDDPGGVVENKEKYIVWIREMHNGWTPNDRGPEDHGNEGQLLLLNEGAAIQHFDMTGEAVALVNRRGFNPDQVSRCSAPDTDVESTPNMKNYT from the exons ATGACACTTCAACTTTTCCGAATTGGCATCGTGATTAGGTTATTTTGTATAAGCAAAACACAAC AATGCCCTCCAAAAAACATGTCCTGCAACGACGTTAACATGGCTGAGGGATTCAAGTTCTTATATCCGTGTCCTGAGGGAGGAGAGATTTCTGTGTATGATAATAAG ACTCTGATTGCTCATGCTGTACTTGGCACTCAGTTGTTTAGGTATTTGAATGAAGTGATGAGCATGGACAACCATTCACTCGTTACAAGAGACTGCAGAGACCTGCGAGTAGAATGCATATTTGTTAAT GGAAAGAGCTTTGTAGAAGAGATCTGCGTGGATTATAAAATGACTG AGAAAATGAAGAATCCCGATCCCGATGATTCATCAACACCACAGAACCTCAGCAGTGAGAAGTTTATTCTGA TCGGTGTATGGGTCGGTGGGATAGTGCTCATGATGGGGATGTTTTGTTGCTGTTAcatttattgtaaaaa GAAGCAGTATGGTGCACCTGCAGTTTCTGGCTTTTTAAAATACCTTAAGACTTGCCCTTGTCTCAGAGAGGGGATTTCCCaagcagagaggggagagacagaagaaacTAG ACACCCTGGAGGACGTGAAGTCCAAAAGGTCACAGCTGATGATTTGGACATAACACAATCCAACATTGTTAACAG GCTAAGTGAAATATCTGCAACTTATCCACGTGGAAGTGGTGAAAATGATATCAATCAAGATGACAAACTTGGAAGTGTGCAGAG TATTGATCCCAAGGCTGATGGCAAGACTCCTCAATCCTTTAGTCTGGACCGCAACTTAAGCAATGAGGGACTGACGCCCAATAAAAC CGGAGACATAAGTGCCCCTGACAAAACCTCTAATCATCGAGCCATGAACAG GAGCTTGACAGATGATCCAGGAGGAGTggttgaaaacaaagaaaaatacattgtttG GATCAGGGAAATGCACAATGGATGGACTCCTAATGATCGTGGTCCTGAAGATCATGGGAATGAAGGGCAACTGCTGCTGTTGAATGAGGG AGCTGCCATCCAACATTTTGACATGACAGGTGAAGCCGTAGCTTTGGTGAACAGGCGCGGTTTTAATCCAGACCAGGTCAGCAGGTGCTCTGCACCC GACACTGACGTGGAGTCAACGCCCAACATGAAGAattatacataa